TTGTGGAAGctaaagtccaaaatcaaggtgttgacagggccaTGCTCTCTCCGAAGGCTCTGGGGGGAGTCCGCCCTTAACCTTTCCCAGCTTCTGGCGGCTCCAGGTGCTCCTTGCCTTCTAGCCATGTCactccaccctctgcctctgtcatcacatggcctccccccctctgtgtgtctgtgtccaaatctccctTTCTCTTATGGAGACAATGGTCACTGGGTTTAGGGCCCCTGTCCAGTCTGACCTCTTaacttacatctgcaaagaccctatttctataCAAGGTCATGCACACAGGTACCAGGGGTTGGGGCTGGGACATGTCCTCATGTGGGACACAGCTCAACTCCCAGACAGAGGGAgactgggggtgtgggggtggggtttGGGCCCACTGGTCCATGGGCAGGTGCTGACCAGCTCTGCCCCCTGCTCTCCCCCAGGACCTCCAGCCACTGCGCTACctggacagtgtccccagctcctTCCAGTTCTTCCTGCCCCTAGGCTCCGGGGGGGCCCTGCACCTGCCTGCTTCCTCATTCCTCACCGCCCCCAAGGACAAGTGCCTCTCGCCAGAGCTGCCCCTGCCCAAGCAGCTGGTGTGTCGCTGGGCCAAGGTGAGTGGGGGTTGGGACGAGTGGGGCAGGGTCCGGGGCAGGTGGCGGCCCCACTCGGGCTCAGCACACTCTTGGCCCTGCAGTGTAACCAGCCCTTCGAGCTCCTACAAGACCTGGTGGACCACGTCAACGACTACCACGTCAAGCCCGAAAAGGACGCAGGCTACTGCTGCCACTGGGAGGGCTGTGCCCGCCATGGGCGCGGCTTCAACGCCAGGTGAGGGAGAGCGAGGTGGGCGGGAAGCGGGGCCTGGGTGTCCAGCGGCTGAGCTTTGCTCCTCCTGTGCCCTCCCTGGAGCAGATACAAGATGCTCATCCACATCCGCACACACACCAACGAGAAGCCGCACCGCTGCCCCACCTGCAGCAAGAGCTTCTCCCGCCTGGAGAACCTGAAGATCCACAACCGGTCACACACAGGTGAGGGCGGGGCTGGAGCGCAGGCACCGGGCCATCCCCGCAGCCAAGAGACAGGCGCATACCCCAACTGTTTGGCGGTACCTTTCCGAGTGCCACTTGCTGGGGAGTCCTCTCCCGTGGGTCAGACCCTCGCCACGCGCTCTCGGGACACAGACTCGTCTTCCTGTGTCACACTCGGCATTGTGTTCGTATGATCGTCGACTCATGCCACCTGTGACTGCAGTGTGTCTGCTCGCTTCTCATGGACCCCAGCACACAATAGGGCCAGCACTGGCCAGCAGAGCCACacacttaatttatttatttttaaaatatttatttatttatttggctgcgctggatcttagttgcggcacgggaactcttagttgtagcatgtgcgatctagttccctgaccagagatcaagcccggggcccctgcattgggagtgtggagtcttagccactggatcaccagggaagccccttaattttaaatttcctaatcGCCCACATtgaaaaaagtacaaagaaatacACGGTGAGGTGAATTACAATGATAAATTTTCTTGAACtcaatatattcaaaatgttgtcaattcaatattaaaatatcagggagggacttccctggcggtccagtggttaagactgtgctttcaatgcagggggcgcaggttcaatacCTGATCAGGGGAGTAAGATCCCGAATGCCTGCACTGCGtggccaaaaaccaaacaaacaaaaaaacgccaCACACATCAAGGAGACACTGATATTCTTCATTTCCTACAAAGTCTGTGGACTCCGGTGTATATTTTACACTAGAGGCACATCTTAAAGGCTCACAGCTTCACAGGGCTCCGACCAGCCCTGGTCAGTGGGAGCAGCCCTTTCGTAAATCTGGAGGAACTGTGTTGAGTCAGGGCCAAGGGCATCCACGCAGCGCTCACTGTGAGCCAGGCCCTAGCAGGGTCTTTAAGCAATTACCTGTGGAAGTGGTCACTGTCATCAAAGTCTGAAGCACAGGCCTGAGGCCAAGGGCACACACAGCCAGGCCGCAGGCTGGCTTCTCAGCGGCCACAACCTGCCGTCCCCACTGGAGTCAGAGCTCCTGCCGGTGCTGAGGACACCGCCCCCCAAATCAGACAGCCTCTGCTGTCTGATTTTCCGAGCCTCTGCTCGGTCTGGGGTGAGGGGCCTAGGGGCTGTTGagtgggtggtgggtggtgggAAACTGGGCTGGGATGGCCTGGGCGGCGGGAGCCCCTCACACCGGCACCGGCGCCGCCCACAGGCGAGAAGCCCTACGTGTGCCCCTACGAGGGCTGCAACAAGCGCTACTCCAACTCCAGTGACCGCTTCAAGCACACACGTACCCACTACGTGGACAAGCCCTACTACTGCAAGATGCCTGGCTGCCACAAGCGCTACACGGACCCCAGCTCGCTGCGCAAACATATCAAGGCCCACGGCCACTTTGTGTCGCATGAGCAGCAAGAGCTGCTGCAACTTCGCCCGCCCCCCAAACCACCGCTGCCCTCCCCTGACGGCAGCCCCTATGTCAGCGGGGCCCAGATCATCATCCCCAACCCGGCTGCCCTCTTCGGAGGCCCCGGCCTGCCCGGCCTGCCTCTGCCCCTGGCCCCCGGCCCCCTTGACCT
The DNA window shown above is from Kogia breviceps isolate mKogBre1 chromosome 14, mKogBre1 haplotype 1, whole genome shotgun sequence and carries:
- the GLIS2 gene encoding zinc finger protein GLIS2, which translates into the protein MHSLDEPLDLKLSITKLRAAREKRERTLSAVRHRALHRELGLVDDSPTPGSPGSPPSGFLLNPKFPEKVEGRFSAAPLVDLSLSPPSGLDSPNGSSSLSPERQGNGDLPAVPTGPDLQPLRYLDSVPSSFQFFLPLGSGGALHLPASSFLTAPKDKCLSPELPLPKQLVCRWAKCNQPFELLQDLVDHVNDYHVKPEKDAGYCCHWEGCARHGRGFNARYKMLIHIRTHTNEKPHRCPTCSKSFSRLENLKIHNRSHTGEKPYVCPYEGCNKRYSNSSDRFKHTRTHYVDKPYYCKMPGCHKRYTDPSSLRKHIKAHGHFVSHEQQELLQLRPPPKPPLPSPDGSPYVSGAQIIIPNPAALFGGPGLPGLPLPLAPGPLDLSALACGNAGSGGGAGGMGPGLPGPVLPLNLAKNPLLPSPFGAGGLGLPVVSLLAGSAGGKAEGEKGRGAVPARALGMDGHKTPLERTESGRSRPSPDGLPLLPGTVLDLSTGVNSAASSPEALTPGWVVIPPGSVLLKPAVVN